The DNA segment tgaagaagaagaacaacaacaataacACTCCTCTCTGCGCTTCTATTGGTTCCTCTAATCTCGAGTCAATCGGTATTTTTTTAGATCCTGCATTTTCCATTGAGAATTCATGAATGATTGCATGTGGTTGAAACCTCTCCTTTTTACTTCTATCTTCTATTGTCTATTGTACTGCATGCTTTCTACACTGGAATTCATATCTGTGCAGTGAATTTgttatcattttcatttttatggcCTTGTTGCTTTCTTTTATCTTGTGTCCTTTTggaaaatacattattttaatatttttcaatgttTGTTGTGGCTGTGTTTTGTTGCGTGAAcatttctcttttatttctttgctATCTGACTTGTGGAATGTTCCTTAGAGACCACTTTAATTTTTGGACAATGAGACTTGAGTTTCTTGTTGATTAGGCCATGGCTAAATGATTTAAAATGTTTGATgggttataaaaaaatagaaaagtaaaagaaaaggaGAAGAGATTTCCTTCTGCTTTCATGGTTGATGGCTGGTGAATTTATAATATCTATGTAGACGGTTAGAATATTTCATGTTGTTATGTTTGTCTCATCCTGATAGAATTTAGAAGTTGCTTACCTGCGACTTAGGTTTTTAGAtgcattatatttttataaaaaaagcaaaaaaagtATACTTTTAGTTCCTACATTTTCAGTCAAACATAGTTATTTCCGTATACTTTTCATAGTATTAAATGTGGTCATCAAACTTTATAAACATGTGAATTTAGTTATTccttatcatatttttaaactttGAGGGTCAAATTCATCAATATTAAAAGTATGAAGACTTTGGACATGTTTTACTAAAGTATAATGACTAAAAGTGATATGAAAGtatgtttttctcttttgtaAGTAATTTGATTCCATAATTAAAGACACATTCTAATTTAAGTAATCATGTACTTGCTCAAAGGTTTTAAACTGCAGTTCTTGTTGTGGTTTTGTCATGTTCCTTGATATTGCAATAAAATACAGACACATGCAGTTCATATAGTCATAATTGAGATCATATCATGGTCTGGGTTCAATTGTCCCAAAACCTTGACAGTTTGGTCAAACTTGCAATCGTGAACAGTTTGTTTGCTACTTCAATATGATATCTAATGGAGAAATCTGTAAAACAACAAAACAATTTCTAGCACTAATAGTCTAACAATAATTTTAATCTTTCAGCTGGCATAATATTAAGCCTTGGTGAAACCATAATGGCTCAATGCTCTAACAAGGATATTGACACAAGTGCATCTCAATTAAGTTGGTGGTATGTAGATATATCTTATCAAGAACTCAAAAAGGGAAGTTACAAAGTGAAAAGCTCAGATGAAACTTTCATTTGTCCATACTGTCCTGAGAGAAAACAGGATTATAAGTATAGGGAACTCCTTAATCATGCTTCTGGGGTTGGTCGGAGTAGTTCAGGAAAGAGAACTGCAAAAGAGAAGGCTAATCATCTGGCTTTAGTGAAATATTTGGAAAAGGATCTTGCTTATCTGGATGGCCCATCAAAACCTGCAGATAAAGGTCTCCCTGTTAATGAAGTTACTGAACAAAAATTCTGTTTTAAATTTTGTCCTTGTTATTTAAGATGAAACTTTCCAATTCGCAATATATTTAATAGAATAGTGAATATATTTGATAACATAACATGACAACAGTCAGCActaacattatttatttttactttcagGTGTCAAATCATTTAGCCCAGGAGAAACTGTAATGTCTCAGTGCTCTAACAAGGATACTGATACATCTCAAATAAGTTGGTGGTATGTAGATACATCTTACGAAGAACTTAAGAAGGGAAGTTACAATGTGAAAACCTCAGATGTGACTTTCATCTGTCCCTACTGCCCTAGGAGAAAACAAGATTATTTGTACAGGGAACTCCTAGAGCATGCGTATATGGTGGGTCGGAGTAGTTCTGAAAAGAGAAGTGCCAGAGAGAGAGCCAATCATCTTGCATTAGTGAAATATTTGGAAAATGATCTTATTATTATGGATGGCCTGTCAGAACCTGTTGATAAAGGCGAGTCTCCAGTTCATGGAGATGACTATAACAAAATTTCAGTTCAATACTTTCTTTATTCCAAGTTACTGAATATGCAGAAACTTGCCTGTTCACAAATATATCTAATGGAATAATTGTAAAGCAGCATGACAGTAGTCAGTACTAACACTGTCTTTTGTTTCTCAGGTACCAAATTAAGCTTAGGACAACCTGAAATAGCTCAGTGCTCTAACAAGGAGACTGGTATGAGTGCATCTCCTCCAATAAACTGGTGGTATGTAGATAAGTTTTACAAAGAACTCAAAAAGGGAAATCACATTGTCCAAACCTCAGAAGAGACTTTTTCTTGTCCATACTGccctaaaaagagaaaacaggATTATGTGTACAGGGAACTTCTTGACCATGCTTCTGGGGTGGGTCAGAGTAGTTCACAAAAGAGAAGTGTCAGAGAGAAGGCTACTCATCTGGccttaatgaaatatttaaaaaatgatctTATGCATATGAATGATCCATCAAAATCGGTAAATGAAGGTAACCCCCCAGTTACCATAGTGAATCAGAGTAATTCAGAAGAAAGAAGTGTCAGAGAAGATGCTACTCATCTGGCTTTAGGGAAAGACTTGAAAAGGGATCTCACAAATGTGAGTGGTTCATCATCAAAACCTGTAAATGAAGGTGATCCACCTGTTGTTAATGAAGAGATCAGACGGAGATTCTATTCAAGTTTTTCTAGTTATTGATTATTAGATTGATTAATTCAATTCACTATGATGTATAATGAAGTAGCCCGCGAAGTGACAATTTTgatcaaaattaaaatcagCAAAGTAACTCGAGGCAGCCAGTACTAATACTgtttttgttcttttctttcaGGAACCATAATAATAAGCCCTGGAGAAACGGCAATTGGTTGCTCTGACAAAGATAGCAATATGAGTTCATCTCAGATTGGGCGCTATGTAGATAAATTTTATGAAGAACTCAAAAAGGGGAGACACTGTGTGAAAACCTCGGATGAGACTTTCACATGCCCATACTGCcctaataaaaagttaaatcGGGATTATGTGTACAGGGAAATCCTTGAACATGCTTCTGGGGTGGGTCAGAGTAGATCACAAAAAAGAAGTTTCTTTGAAAGGGCTAATCATCTGGCTTTAGAAAAGTATTTGAAAAAGGATGTTATGAATGTGGGTGCTTCATTTCCATCAAAACCTATGGATCAAGGTGATCCTCTGTTAATGAAACATTTGTAACAATATTTatgtttcttcttctctgttACCAGATTTGCACATATTGGCCAATTCAGAATGATACTTAGTTGAACTAATCTATAAAGCAACATGACACATTTGTTACTTACACTATTTTTCTTTCAGGCACAACAACAGCAACCCCAGGAGAAACTGTAATGGGTCACTACTCTCAAAAAGATAATAATATAAGCGCAACTCAAATAAGTGGGTGGTATGTACATAAATCCTATGAAGCACTCAAAAAGGTAAGTCACATTGTGAAAACCTCTGAAATGACTTTCGCATGTCCATACTGCCCtaataaaaagagaaagagggaTTATGTGTACAGGGAAATCCTTGAACATGCTTCTGGGGTGGGTCAGAGTAGCTCACAAAAGAGAAGTGCCACTGAAAAGGCTAATCATCTGGCTTTAATGAAATATTTGCAAAAGGATCTTATGAATGTGGATGGTCCACCAATAACTGTGGATGAAGGCAATGCTGAGGAGCAGTTTGTGTGGCCATGGGCTGGGATATTGGTTAATATTCCTACTAGACAGACAGAAGATGGACGTGTTGGGGGAAGTGGTTCCAAGCTAAGGGATGAACACCGAAGCAGGGGATTTAATCCTTGTAGAGTGCGCACTTTATCAGATGTCTGTGGTCACTCTGGAACTGCAGTTATGGAATTCAATAAAGATTGGACGGGTTTAGATAATGCTTTGGCATTTGAGAGAGCATATGAATTAGATCATCACGGGAAAAAGGACTGGTTTTCTAATACTGAGCAAAAGTCTGGTATTTATGCATGGATTGCTCGAGCTGATGACTACAAGATGAACAATATCATTGGGGAACAACTACAGAAGATGGGGGATATCCAAACAATATCTGAGCTCATGAAAGAAGAAGCTCGAATACATGGTAAACTCGTCTCCTGCTTGAATAATACTATTCAGGTCAAGAAGAAGCGGTTAATGGAGATGGAAGAAAAATACAATGAGACTTCACGTCACATGGAAATTGTAATGGGAGAAATCGATAAGCTCACTCAAGATCACAATCAAggtatatattattattgaatCTAACTTGCTTTATTCTCTAATTTGGATCATGACTCGTTTGATGTTGTTGTTGTTACTATTTTTTGTTTCCAATTTATTTTTCAGTCATAAAGGTCCATTTCTATGTTGAAATTACTAATTGTTTACGTTGGCATAATTGCCAGTGTGATAGATTATAGATCACTGGATTGAATCtgattttaacaaatttttattGGTAGAATCAAAGTCCAGACACTGCAAACTTCTGGTTGCATCATCATGGTGATTACACTATAGAATTGATCTATATAATTATAATGGTTTCCATATGTCCTGTTGGATCTTTTGCAATACACTTCTACCATTTCATTGTTTGTAAAGGATGCTATACTATTTTAATGACGTTTGTATCATTATACCATGATTGCTTGTATTCAGAGATGAAGAAAATACAGTCAAGTGCAACTCAGCACTTCCAGAATATTTTTAATGGTCATGAAAGGCTTAAGTTGCAACTGGAATCTCAGAAAAGAGAGTTTGAGTTGCGGAGAATTGAACTGGAAAAACGTGAAGCACATAACGAAAGCGAAAGAAAGAAGTTAGAAGAAGAGATTATGGAGGTGTagtgttgttattattattgttattgttgcaTCTATTCTATCATGCTGTGGTTGAGATTCCTGTGAAATAGAAATTGAAGGAAAAGATTATTGTTTAAGGATAATTAATTTAGATGTTcaatattaatttgttttagtGATTTAAATGGAGGAATTGGCAAGCAAAGTTAATAACTTTTCCATTTTTACTTATCAAGTTTGATGATCACCTAATGATTGGAAAATGTTTCCAGTTGATTTGTGGGTGAACTAAGCCCACGCATATTGGGAATGTAATCTAATTGGTTTATATTATAGTAGTAAGCAATTGCAGGCTACATATTTTCTTCTATGAAAATCCTTTTTGTCTTTTTGCCAGTAAAAAATGGATTACACGACTGTTTCTGtcaatgaatattttaatttttttaatgtaatgtaTTCTAAAATGGatgtcaataataataataatatgaactCCATTTAGTTTTTATATGCTAAGGAGTTTACGTGATGAAATTTAGGGAAAGGACGGCTAAAATAAAAGCTACCAGTTTAGAAGTTGTGTATCTAAGAATGTCattgggattttttttttctatttctgtcATTATTTTGTCCTTCCCGGTGAGAACTTGCTATGGaacctataaaaaaaaaaggtttggCATTATGTTTTATTTGTGCTTTTGAAATCCTTCAATAATGACGATGTGGCTGAGAATTTGTTGGAATGTTATGTATAGCAATGCTGATGCTTGTCTTTTTAGAATGCATTGAAAAATAGCGCTATGGAAATGGCTGTTCTGGAGCAACAGAAAGCTGGTGTAAATGTTTGGAAACTGGCTGCAGATCAAAAGGTTTGTGTATCCCTTTTTGTGCTTTTTTAATGACTGAGTGTCATTGTCCACATCAGAATAGCTGGTTGTTAATTCCATTTGACAATCTATTTATCCAGCGGCAAAAAGAACAACTTCGTCATAAAATCATCAGGCTTGAAAAACAACTGGAGGTGAAACAAAAACTAGAATTGGAGATTCAACAACTGAAAGGAAAATTAAATGTCATGCAATACATCGAAGATGATGGAGACTCAGAAGTTCTGAATACGGTGAATGTCTTACACAAGGATTTAAGAGAGAAGGAACAGTCACTACGAGACGTAGATGCCCTGAACCAAACACTAATTATTAAAGAGCGTCAGAGCAATGATGAGCTACAGGAAGCTCGAAAAGAATTGATTAATGTAAGTGTTTTTTGAAAGTCTTCTATTCCCATAGTTATgattttgttaaagcatctcgGCTGTCCGTAGAAAATGGCTCCAATCATGTTTTAAATGATGACTTGTCCATTAAAATTGTTGTACCAAAGAATCAatgatattaatttatttatagaacTTCCTTTCACGTCCCACgttgatagaaaaataaaattgctCTGATGTACAGTATGCATTTGAATGACGGGCTTGGACATACTATTTCTTTGGTACATTAAATCCACTATTTCTAAGATGAGACATAAGGTGCAACCATAGGAAGGAACAGGGGAGGGAAAGCAATGGGGTTCTCTTTACTTTGTTGAATTCACAAGAAAGAAAAGGACTATCTGAGGAGAGAAACCATTGAGTCTTGTGAAAAGGAAGGTGGGACATTTGAAGTCCAAAACAcatttgaaagagaaaaaaattggcATTTGTGAAAAATAGTTGGAAAGTGAATCTTAAAATTGCTGAAAGATTTATTGgaacataaaagagaaaaatgtgacgagtttgtttaaaatttaatttctttccTGCCTGCTTATATTtcttaaatttcaaatatactgtgtatatattaattattttaaatgctatataaaaaaaagattattGATAGTACATTAACTGATATTTCAAAAGTAGTACAAACTCAAATAGTATATCAACTGTGTATACGTCTCCTCCCACATGCCATATATTTGATATAGTAACATACCTTAAATCGCCTACATTACCATATTGAAGTGTATTGCAAACCAGTTAACAATGTTTAAACTATGACAGTGTTGGGGGTTTCAATACTCATTTGGTACTCTTGTGTTTTGAATTTTTCTAACTTTTTCTAAACTttcttgaaattttatatgttgCAGGGCATTAAAGAGATATCTTGCCGTGCTAGTGTTGGAGTGAAGAGAATGGGGGAGCTTGATATTAGACCATTCCTTGAAGCTATGAAGAAAAAATACAATGTTGAGGATGCAGAAGATAGAGCTTCAGAACTGTGTTCATTGTGGGAAGAGTATATAAAGGACCCAGAATGGCATCCATTTAAAATTACCGTAATTGAAGGGAAAGAACAGGTGTGTCTTATAGATATCACTATTTAGTCTTAATCAAATTTGGCATTTTCTGTTGTAAGCTCCTTGAAATCTACTTAGTTAGAAACAATGGATATACGAAGCTTAATCCATGTATTTGATACCTAAATACTGGGTTAGAATTATTTTGGCCCGGGAACATGTATCTCTTCGATCATGTTTTCGAAGGGTTGATTTTACCTGCCTTCATCCATATATGAACTTTTCATGGTTacaaaattagaagaaaaataattctGACTGAATGACATTGCTATATGAACTATTCTGATCAGTATGTAGATTATATAATGATGTTAGATGATTAATTTTAGAACTAAGATAAATGGTGCCTATCTTTAGGAAAGTCAATCAGGATGTTTTTAAATGAAGTCATATTATGGTTGGAACAGGGCATCTCCAACTTCTTAAGTGGGTTTGGTTAAAACACGAGCAACAACATGGCATCTCCAACTTCCATTCTACTGCGCTTAACCAACTTGCTTGGCTCATTACACTAGTTTAGGACCATATTTAACCAATGGTTTTCATATTCATTTTAATCTACAATCTATTGCATTATTTCTCTAATATATGTTTTTCTAACTTGTCTGGtttcatgatttttttcatGGCAGGAAATCATAGACAATGAAGATGAAAAGTTGAAAGCACTGCAAAATGAGTTGGGTGCAGGAGTCTACCAAGCTGTGGTGACAGCTGTGACAGAGATCAATACATATAATCCAAGTGGGAGGTATACAACCTCTGAATTATGGAATTACGAAGAGGGAAAGAGAGCTACCTTGCAAGAAGGAGTAAAATTGTTATTGATGCAATGGAAACTATCTAAACAGAAAAGAGGGACGGCGTAAAGGCTGGTATGTATGTACTTATAAAATAAGACAACCATAATTATCAATTTTCTTCTGCTCTACACATTTAGAAAGAAAATTTTCTCAAAGAATTAAGGACTACGGGGAGGTTGCGTCTTCTCTTAGAATATTGTTAGATAGTTTATAGTGttcaaaaaatttgttttttcctCCTATCTATTTGATTACTGTTTCAACGTAACCATGGAATATAATGCTGAAGAGTTGAATTGGTTATAGGAATAAGCATGTTTCTTTC comes from the Phaseolus vulgaris cultivar G19833 chromosome 8, P. vulgaris v2.0, whole genome shotgun sequence genome and includes:
- the LOC137824317 gene encoding protein INVOLVED IN DE NOVO 2-like isoform X1 → MAQCSNKDIDTSASQLSWWYVDISYQELKKGSYKVKSSDETFICPYCPERKQDYKYRELLNHASGVGRSSSGKRTAKEKANHLALVKYLEKDLAYLDGPSKPADKGVKSFSPGETVMSQCSNKDTDTSQISWWYVDTSYEELKKGSYNVKTSDVTFICPYCPRRKQDYLYRELLEHAYMVGRSSSEKRSARERANHLALVKYLENDLIIMDGLSEPVDKGTKLSLGQPEIAQCSNKETGMSASPPINWWYVDKFYKELKKGNHIVQTSEETFSCPYCPKKRKQDYVYRELLDHASGVGQSSSQKRSVREKATHLALMKYLKNDLMHMNDPSKSVNEGNPPVTIVNQSNSEERSVREDATHLALGKDLKRDLTNVSGSSSKPVNEGTIIISPGETAIGCSDKDSNMSSSQIGRYVDKFYEELKKGRHCVKTSDETFTCPYCPNKKLNRDYVYREILEHASGVGQSRSQKRSFFERANHLALEKYLKKDVMNVGASFPSKPMDQGTTTATPGETVMGHYSQKDNNISATQISGWYVHKSYEALKKVSHIVKTSEMTFACPYCPNKKRKRDYVYREILEHASGVGQSSSQKRSATEKANHLALMKYLQKDLMNVDGPPITVDEGNAEEQFVWPWAGILVNIPTRQTEDGRVGGSGSKLRDEHRSRGFNPCRVRTLSDVCGHSGTAVMEFNKDWTGLDNALAFERAYELDHHGKKDWFSNTEQKSGIYAWIARADDYKMNNIIGEQLQKMGDIQTISELMKEEARIHGKLVSCLNNTIQVKKKRLMEMEEKYNETSRHMEIVMGEIDKLTQDHNQEMKKIQSSATQHFQNIFNGHERLKLQLESQKREFELRRIELEKREAHNESERKKLEEEIMENALKNSAMEMAVLEQQKAGVNVWKLAADQKRQKEQLRHKIIRLEKQLEVKQKLELEIQQLKGKLNVMQYIEDDGDSEVLNTVNVLHKDLREKEQSLRDVDALNQTLIIKERQSNDELQEARKELINGIKEISCRASVGVKRMGELDIRPFLEAMKKKYNVEDAEDRASELCSLWEEYIKDPEWHPFKITVIEGKEQEIIDNEDEKLKALQNELGAGVYQAVVTAVTEINTYNPSGRYTTSELWNYEEGKRATLQEGVKLLLMQWKLSKQKRGTA
- the LOC137824317 gene encoding protein INVOLVED IN DE NOVO 2-like isoform X2, which codes for MSQCSNKDTDTSQISWWYVDTSYEELKKGSYNVKTSDVTFICPYCPRRKQDYLYRELLEHAYMVGRSSSEKRSARERANHLALVKYLENDLIIMDGLSEPVDKGTKLSLGQPEIAQCSNKETGMSASPPINWWYVDKFYKELKKGNHIVQTSEETFSCPYCPKKRKQDYVYRELLDHASGVGQSSSQKRSVREKATHLALMKYLKNDLMHMNDPSKSVNEGNPPVTIVNQSNSEERSVREDATHLALGKDLKRDLTNVSGSSSKPVNEGTIIISPGETAIGCSDKDSNMSSSQIGRYVDKFYEELKKGRHCVKTSDETFTCPYCPNKKLNRDYVYREILEHASGVGQSRSQKRSFFERANHLALEKYLKKDVMNVGASFPSKPMDQGTTTATPGETVMGHYSQKDNNISATQISGWYVHKSYEALKKVSHIVKTSEMTFACPYCPNKKRKRDYVYREILEHASGVGQSSSQKRSATEKANHLALMKYLQKDLMNVDGPPITVDEGNAEEQFVWPWAGILVNIPTRQTEDGRVGGSGSKLRDEHRSRGFNPCRVRTLSDVCGHSGTAVMEFNKDWTGLDNALAFERAYELDHHGKKDWFSNTEQKSGIYAWIARADDYKMNNIIGEQLQKMGDIQTISELMKEEARIHGKLVSCLNNTIQVKKKRLMEMEEKYNETSRHMEIVMGEIDKLTQDHNQEMKKIQSSATQHFQNIFNGHERLKLQLESQKREFELRRIELEKREAHNESERKKLEEEIMENALKNSAMEMAVLEQQKAGVNVWKLAADQKRQKEQLRHKIIRLEKQLEVKQKLELEIQQLKGKLNVMQYIEDDGDSEVLNTVNVLHKDLREKEQSLRDVDALNQTLIIKERQSNDELQEARKELINGIKEISCRASVGVKRMGELDIRPFLEAMKKKYNVEDAEDRASELCSLWEEYIKDPEWHPFKITVIEGKEQEIIDNEDEKLKALQNELGAGVYQAVVTAVTEINTYNPSGRYTTSELWNYEEGKRATLQEGVKLLLMQWKLSKQKRGTA